Proteins co-encoded in one Azospirillum brasilense genomic window:
- the nadA gene encoding quinolinate synthase NadA: MRDTTGLAYTPDIAAATQPIYERMKRVVPAVEWPFHAPLVHEINRLKRERNAVILAHNYQTPEIFHGVADIVGDSLALAARATETDADVIVLAGVHFMAETAKLLNPAKTVLIPDTGAGCSLAESITAADVRLLRERYPGVPVVAYVNTSADVKAEVDICCTSGNAVEVVESLGAPRVIMLPDEYLAKYVATQTSVEIIAWKGHCEVHERFTGDEIREFRGRFDELIVIAHPECPPDVLEAADFVGSTARMVDFVADRRPPRVLMVTECSMSDNVAAASPATEFVRPCNLCPHMKKITLANILDSLRTLEPQVTIAPEVADRARRSVERMLAVKPR, from the coding sequence ATGCGCGACACCACCGGCCTTGCCTACACGCCCGACATCGCCGCGGCGACGCAGCCGATCTACGAGCGCATGAAGCGCGTGGTCCCCGCCGTCGAGTGGCCGTTCCACGCCCCGCTGGTCCACGAGATCAACCGCCTGAAGCGGGAGCGCAACGCGGTGATCCTCGCGCACAACTACCAGACGCCGGAGATCTTCCACGGCGTGGCCGACATCGTCGGCGACAGCCTGGCGCTCGCCGCGCGGGCGACCGAGACCGACGCCGACGTCATCGTGCTCGCCGGCGTGCATTTCATGGCGGAGACGGCGAAGCTGCTGAACCCGGCCAAGACGGTGCTGATCCCCGACACCGGGGCGGGCTGCTCGTTGGCCGAATCGATCACCGCAGCCGACGTGCGGCTGCTGCGCGAGCGCTATCCGGGCGTGCCGGTGGTCGCCTACGTCAACACCTCGGCCGACGTGAAGGCGGAGGTGGACATCTGCTGCACCTCCGGCAACGCGGTGGAGGTGGTGGAATCGCTGGGCGCGCCGCGCGTCATCATGCTGCCCGACGAGTATCTGGCGAAGTACGTCGCCACCCAGACCAGCGTCGAGATCATCGCCTGGAAGGGCCATTGCGAGGTGCACGAGCGCTTCACCGGCGACGAGATCCGGGAGTTCCGCGGGCGCTTCGACGAGCTGATCGTCATCGCCCATCCGGAATGTCCGCCCGACGTGCTGGAGGCCGCGGACTTCGTCGGCTCCACCGCGCGCATGGTCGATTTCGTGGCGGACCGCCGCCCGCCGCGGGTGCTGATGGTCACCGAATGCTCGATGAGCGACAACGTCGCCGCCGCCTCGCCGGCGACGGAGTTCGTGCGGCCCTGCAACCTGTGCCCGCACATGAAGAAGATCACGCTGGCGAACATCCTGGACAGCCTGCGCACGCTGGAACCGCAGGTGACCATCGCGCCGGAGGTGGCCGACCGCGCCCGCCGTTCGGTGGAACGGATGCTGGCCGTCAAGCCGCGCTGA
- the nadC gene encoding carboxylating nicotinate-nucleotide diphosphorylase produces MLHPLTYEPIVRAALAEDLGRAGDITTDSIVPADAVATARVAARRDGRVAGLEVALSAFRILDPVAELRVEQGDGADVAPGATIATVTARARALLTAERTALNLLGRLSGIATATRALVREVEGTRARIVCTRKTTPGLRVLEKQAVRLGGGFNHRFGLDDAVLVKDNHIAVAGGIRPAVERVRAAIGHMVKVEVEVDTLAQLEELLTLPVDVVLLDNMDPQTLRRAVALVDGRMVTEASGNVTLSTVRAIAEAGVDMISVGWLTHSAPNLDVGLDM; encoded by the coding sequence ATGCTCCATCCTCTGACCTATGAACCGATCGTCCGCGCCGCCCTGGCGGAGGACCTCGGGCGGGCCGGCGACATCACCACCGACAGCATCGTCCCGGCGGACGCCGTGGCGACGGCGCGGGTGGCCGCGCGCAGGGACGGGCGCGTCGCCGGGCTGGAGGTCGCCCTGTCCGCCTTCCGCATCCTTGACCCGGTGGCGGAGCTGCGGGTGGAGCAGGGCGACGGCGCCGACGTGGCCCCCGGTGCCACCATCGCCACCGTGACGGCCCGCGCCCGCGCCCTGCTGACGGCAGAGCGCACGGCGCTGAATCTCCTGGGCCGCCTGTCCGGCATCGCCACCGCCACCCGCGCGCTGGTGCGCGAGGTCGAAGGGACCCGCGCCCGCATCGTCTGCACCCGCAAGACCACCCCCGGCCTGCGCGTCCTGGAGAAGCAAGCGGTGCGGCTGGGCGGCGGCTTTAACCACCGCTTCGGGCTCGACGACGCGGTGCTGGTCAAGGACAACCACATCGCCGTGGCCGGCGGCATCCGCCCGGCGGTCGAGCGCGTCCGCGCCGCCATCGGCCACATGGTGAAGGTGGAGGTCGAGGTGGACACTCTGGCGCAGCTCGAGGAGCTGCTGACCCTGCCGGTCGACGTCGTCCTGCTCGACAACATGGACCCGCAGACGCTGCGCCGCGCCGTCGCCCTGGTGGACGGCCGCATGGTGACGGAGGCGTCGGGCAACGTCACCCTGTCCACCGTGAGGGCCATCGCCGAGGCCGGCGTCGATATGATCTCGGTCGGCTGGCTGACCCACAGCGCGCCGAACCTGGACGTCGGGTTGGATATGTAG
- a CDS encoding DUF3306 domain-containing protein — MDDGSEGFLSRWSRRKQEARALPVEPSEPQEGRDAAEEPQAIAVPPPEPFDPESLPPVESLGADSDYTGFLASNVPQELKRLALRKAWTSDPVIAGFRGFAEYDWDCNAPGYGKLLATDRIADLLDRIATDEKPPEEEEPEEVVVADMDKPEESEVLAPTPTLPRCAGEGDGCEAAAVPSPAKAGEG, encoded by the coding sequence ATGGATGACGGGTCCGAAGGTTTCCTGTCCCGCTGGTCCCGCCGCAAGCAGGAGGCGCGCGCGCTTCCCGTCGAGCCCTCCGAGCCGCAGGAGGGGCGGGACGCGGCGGAGGAGCCGCAGGCCATTGCCGTTCCGCCGCCGGAACCCTTCGACCCGGAAAGCCTGCCGCCGGTGGAGAGCCTGGGCGCGGACAGCGATTACACCGGCTTTCTCGCCAGCAACGTCCCGCAGGAGCTGAAACGGCTGGCCCTGCGTAAGGCCTGGACCAGCGACCCGGTGATCGCGGGCTTCCGCGGCTTCGCCGAGTATGACTGGGACTGCAACGCCCCCGGCTACGGCAAGCTGCTCGCCACCGACCGCATCGCCGACCTGCTGGATCGCATCGCCACCGACGAGAAACCCCCGGAGGAGGAGGAGCCGGAGGAGGTGGTGGTGGCTGACATGGATAAGCCTGAGGAAAGCGAGGTCCTTGCCCCCACCCCGACCCTCCCCCGCTGCGCAGGGGAGGGAGATGGTTGCGAAGCGGCGGCAGTTCCCTCCCCTGCGAAAGCGGGGGAGGGTTAG
- a CDS encoding L-aspartate oxidase, which produces MPTPYTVRDSEVVVIGSGMAGLTAALHLAPRAVTLLTKTPDLPGGSSNHAQGGIAAAIGPGDGPEAHAADTVAAGAGFVDAGRALLLTREGAERVRALLLAGLPFDRGADGAPLLGREAAHGAARIVHAGGDATGATLVAALAERVRATPSIRVESNAFAVDLAVRHGRVCGVLACHSEGWVFHRAPRVVLATGGVGGAYARTTNPPEATGDGLALAARAGALLADVEFVQFHPTALAVDADPAPLLTEALRGAGALLLDRRGVRFMAAEHPLAELAPRDVVARAIGARVAAGEPVLLDLRPALAAKPDGFPTVLALCAAHGLDPWREPVPVAPAAHYHMGGVVTDPAGRTSLDGLWACGEVACTGVHGANRLASNSLLEALVFGARVARDVAGRDLPPLPPFALPDIPAIAGEIGAGLLDAMTDESRRTLYQGAGLVRDGVGLLAARRKLDRLAVALDALCGGGPADLPAVRRWGEARNRLLAGRLIVHAALARSESRGAHFRTDFPQEDPAAQRHRFTLTDLTGAAGPLSGDAACSIL; this is translated from the coding sequence ATGCCCACCCCCTACACGGTCCGCGATTCGGAGGTGGTCGTCATCGGCTCCGGCATGGCCGGGCTGACCGCCGCCCTGCATCTGGCGCCGCGCGCCGTCACGCTGCTGACCAAGACGCCGGACCTGCCGGGCGGCTCCAGCAACCACGCCCAGGGCGGCATCGCCGCCGCCATCGGCCCCGGCGACGGGCCGGAGGCGCACGCCGCCGACACGGTGGCCGCCGGCGCCGGCTTCGTGGACGCCGGACGCGCCCTGCTGCTGACCCGCGAGGGGGCGGAGCGGGTGCGGGCGCTGCTCCTCGCCGGGCTGCCCTTCGACCGCGGGGCCGACGGCGCGCCGCTGCTGGGGCGGGAGGCGGCGCATGGGGCGGCGCGCATCGTCCATGCCGGCGGCGACGCCACCGGGGCGACGCTGGTCGCGGCGCTGGCCGAGCGGGTGCGCGCCACCCCGTCGATCCGGGTGGAAAGCAACGCCTTCGCCGTCGATCTCGCGGTGCGCCACGGGCGGGTCTGCGGCGTGCTGGCTTGCCATTCCGAAGGCTGGGTGTTCCACCGCGCGCCGCGCGTGGTGCTGGCGACCGGCGGGGTCGGCGGGGCCTACGCCCGCACCACCAACCCGCCGGAGGCGACCGGCGACGGGCTGGCGCTGGCCGCCCGGGCCGGGGCGCTGCTCGCCGACGTGGAGTTCGTGCAGTTCCATCCCACGGCGCTTGCCGTGGACGCCGATCCCGCCCCGCTGCTGACCGAGGCGCTGCGCGGCGCCGGGGCGCTGCTGCTCGACCGTCGCGGGGTCCGTTTCATGGCGGCGGAACATCCCTTGGCCGAGCTGGCGCCGCGCGACGTGGTGGCCCGCGCCATTGGCGCCCGCGTCGCGGCGGGCGAGCCGGTGTTGCTGGATCTGCGCCCGGCGCTGGCCGCCAAGCCGGACGGCTTCCCCACGGTGCTGGCGCTCTGCGCCGCCCATGGGCTGGACCCGTGGCGGGAGCCGGTGCCGGTCGCCCCGGCGGCGCATTACCACATGGGTGGGGTGGTCACCGATCCCGCCGGGCGGACCAGCCTGGACGGGCTGTGGGCCTGCGGCGAGGTCGCCTGCACCGGCGTCCACGGCGCCAACCGGCTGGCCAGCAATTCGCTGCTGGAAGCGCTGGTGTTCGGCGCGCGGGTCGCCCGCGACGTGGCCGGGCGGGACCTGCCCCCCCTGCCGCCCTTCGCCCTGCCCGACATCCCGGCCATCGCCGGGGAGATCGGCGCCGGCCTGCTCGACGCCATGACGGACGAGTCCCGCCGCACGCTCTACCAGGGCGCCGGGCTGGTGCGCGACGGGGTGGGGCTGTTGGCCGCCCGGCGCAAGCTGGACCGGCTCGCCGTGGCGCTCGACGCGCTGTGCGGCGGCGGCCCGGCGGACCTCCCCGCCGTCCGCCGCTGGGGCGAGGCGCGCAACCGCCTGCTGGCCGGGCGGCTGATCGTCCACGCAGCGCTCGCCCGCAGCGAAAGCCGCGGGGCGCATTTCCGCACCGATTTCCCGCAGGAAGACCCGGCAGCGCAGCGCCACCGCTTCACCCTCACCGACCTGACCGGGGCCGCCGGCCCCCTTTCCGGAGACGCCGCATGCTCCATCCTCTGA
- a CDS encoding DUF3305 domain-containing protein — translation MTGPADRRGVGITVERQRIDNPWVDARWRVTGALPALPDRAPWTVLAQDGERTGYYAGATEIVLHPGETENYVENLKGGHPMLYVILRRCAEEPGLRLLAVTVDPGEVDAHSDAGDDLIEAIPLPPDLAEWMRDFVARHHTERPFYKRQRDRADPEALARRAPVSQPGKDQSHG, via the coding sequence ATGACCGGGCCGGCCGACCGGCGCGGCGTCGGCATCACGGTGGAGCGCCAGCGCATCGACAACCCGTGGGTGGACGCGCGCTGGCGGGTGACCGGCGCCCTGCCGGCGCTGCCCGACCGCGCGCCCTGGACCGTGCTGGCTCAGGATGGCGAGCGCACCGGTTATTACGCTGGCGCCACCGAGATCGTGCTCCATCCCGGCGAGACGGAGAACTACGTCGAGAATCTGAAGGGCGGCCACCCGATGCTCTACGTCATCCTGCGCCGCTGCGCGGAGGAGCCGGGGCTGCGGCTGCTCGCCGTCACCGTCGATCCCGGCGAGGTCGACGCCCATTCCGACGCGGGCGACGACCTGATCGAGGCGATCCCCCTGCCGCCCGATCTCGCGGAATGGATGCGCGATTTCGTGGCCCGCCACCACACCGAACGGCCCTTCTACAAGCGCCAGCGCGACCGCGCCGACCCGGAGGCGCTGGCCCGCCGTGCACCGGTTTCCCAACCCGGAAAGGATCAGAGTCATGGATGA
- the glf gene encoding UDP-galactopyranose mutase, which yields MRDFDGAAPAYVGRTDGPAVFDYLIVGAGFAGSVLAERLAAGLNKRVLLIDRRPHIGGNAYDHHDDAGVLIHRYGPHIFHTNSQPVADYLSRFTQWRPYEHRVLAHVDGQLVPIPINRTTVNQLYGLKLDEAGVAEFLKSRAEPVADVRTSEDVVVGAVGRELYEKFFRGYTRKQWGLDPSQLDKAVTARVPTRTNDDDRYFGDSFQNMPLHGYTRMFENMLDHPNITIRLGADFRDVVRDARYRNLIFTGPVDEYFEYRFGKLPYRSLTFRHETVDREWFQPVAVVNYPGEEVPHTRITEYKHLTGQTNPKTSLTYEYPSAEGDPYYPIPRAENAALYRKYQELADATPNVHFVGRLATYRYYNMDQVVAQALALYTRIAKAEGAVAEGARGISGIGAAPPAAPSSAPVHSRREAS from the coding sequence ATGCGTGATTTCGATGGGGCCGCTCCGGCGTATGTGGGGCGGACGGACGGGCCGGCGGTCTTCGATTATCTGATCGTCGGGGCGGGCTTCGCCGGCAGCGTGCTGGCGGAACGGCTGGCGGCGGGGCTGAACAAGCGGGTGCTGCTGATCGACCGGCGCCCGCACATCGGCGGCAACGCCTACGACCATCACGATGACGCGGGCGTGCTGATCCATCGCTACGGCCCGCACATCTTCCACACCAATTCGCAGCCGGTGGCGGACTATCTGTCCCGCTTCACCCAGTGGCGCCCCTACGAGCACCGGGTGCTCGCCCATGTCGACGGGCAGCTCGTCCCGATCCCGATCAACCGGACGACGGTCAACCAGCTCTACGGGCTGAAGCTCGACGAGGCCGGCGTGGCGGAGTTCCTCAAGAGCCGGGCGGAACCGGTCGCCGACGTCCGCACCTCCGAGGACGTGGTGGTCGGCGCGGTTGGGCGGGAGCTGTACGAGAAGTTCTTCCGCGGCTACACCCGCAAGCAATGGGGCCTCGACCCGTCGCAGCTCGACAAGGCGGTGACCGCCCGCGTGCCGACGCGGACCAACGACGACGACCGCTATTTCGGCGACAGCTTTCAGAACATGCCGCTGCACGGCTACACGCGGATGTTCGAGAACATGCTCGACCACCCGAACATCACCATCCGCCTGGGCGCCGATTTCCGCGACGTGGTGCGCGACGCGCGCTACCGCAACCTGATCTTCACCGGGCCGGTGGACGAGTATTTCGAGTACCGTTTCGGCAAGCTGCCCTACCGCTCCCTGACCTTCCGGCACGAGACGGTGGACCGGGAATGGTTCCAGCCCGTCGCCGTGGTGAACTACCCCGGCGAGGAGGTGCCGCACACCCGCATCACCGAATACAAGCATCTGACCGGCCAGACGAACCCGAAAACCAGCCTGACCTACGAATACCCGTCGGCGGAGGGCGACCCCTACTACCCGATTCCCCGCGCGGAGAACGCGGCCTTGTACCGCAAGTACCAGGAGCTGGCCGACGCCACGCCGAACGTCCATTTCGTCGGGCGGCTGGCGACCTACCGCTACTACAACATGGATCAGGTGGTGGCGCAGGCGCTGGCGCTCTACACCCGCATCGCCAAGGCCGAAGGCGCCGTGGCGGAGGGCGCGCGCGGCATTTCCGGGATCGGCGCCGCCCCACCGGCCGCCCCATCGTCCGCTCCGGTCCACAGCAGGAGGGAAGCCTCATGA
- a CDS encoding GMP reductase: MIIENDLKLDFKDVLIRPKRSTLESRNDVDIERTFRFVHSGLEWTGFPLIAANMDVVGTMAVARALSRFGAMTALHKHYPAESLISFFRDEDTANVFYSLGTTEADYDKFQAVKAKAPVAKLCLDVANGYTERFVRVIGRLRTENPDMVIMAGNVVTGDMTEALLLAGADIIKVGIGPGSVCTTRKMTGVGYPQLSAIIECADAAHGLKGQVCGDGGCTVPGDISKAYGAGADFVMLGGMLAGHDECEGDIRYEERDGQKVPVAMTFYGMSSDTAMHKYAGGVASYRASEGKTVEVPYRGPIDGTMQEIMGGVRSMMTYIGATKLKEVSKRTTFVRVGAQLNTVFGG; encoded by the coding sequence GTGATCATCGAGAACGATCTGAAGCTGGACTTCAAGGACGTGCTGATCCGCCCGAAGCGCAGCACCCTGGAAAGCCGCAACGACGTGGACATCGAGCGGACCTTCCGCTTCGTCCACAGCGGGCTGGAATGGACGGGCTTCCCGCTGATCGCGGCCAACATGGACGTGGTCGGCACCATGGCCGTCGCCCGCGCCCTGTCGCGCTTCGGCGCCATGACCGCGCTGCACAAGCACTACCCGGCGGAGTCCCTCATCTCCTTCTTCCGCGACGAGGACACGGCCAACGTCTTCTACTCGCTGGGCACGACCGAGGCCGACTACGACAAGTTCCAGGCGGTGAAGGCCAAGGCCCCGGTGGCCAAGCTCTGCCTGGACGTCGCCAACGGCTACACGGAGCGCTTCGTGCGCGTCATCGGCCGGTTGCGGACGGAGAACCCGGACATGGTCATCATGGCCGGCAACGTGGTGACCGGCGACATGACCGAGGCGCTGCTGCTCGCCGGGGCCGACATCATCAAGGTCGGCATCGGGCCGGGATCGGTCTGCACGACGCGCAAGATGACCGGCGTCGGCTACCCGCAGCTCTCCGCCATCATCGAATGCGCCGACGCCGCCCACGGCTTGAAGGGGCAGGTCTGCGGCGACGGCGGCTGCACGGTGCCGGGCGACATCTCCAAGGCCTACGGCGCCGGTGCGGACTTCGTGATGCTCGGCGGCATGCTGGCCGGCCACGACGAGTGCGAGGGCGACATCCGCTACGAGGAGCGCGACGGGCAGAAGGTGCCGGTGGCGATGACCTTCTACGGCATGTCGTCCGACACGGCGATGCACAAGTACGCGGGCGGCGTCGCCTCCTACCGCGCGTCGGAGGGCAAGACCGTGGAGGTCCCCTACCGTGGACCGATCGACGGCACGATGCAGGAGATCATGGGCGGCGTGCGCAGCATGATGACCTACATCGGCGCCACCAAGCTGAAAGAGGTGTCGAAGCGGACCACCTTCGTCCGCGTCGGCGCGCAGCTCAACACCGTCTTCGGGGGGTGA
- a CDS encoding biotin/lipoate--protein ligase family protein, with product MDPTDTPTLPPIFQPWPAEAGGPFATACRFAAEGAAPGTLVHSGRRDRLDVAVVLVPDRPDAGDGLAAVTLVALADALEALGPPNQSIRFDGAGRLLLNGAVAGGVTVALGPGAEDGLPAWAVVGAELEVLGDPDDPDPGRHPDRTALREEGFGDTDAVAVLESFTRHFLTWIDRWMDAGFEPVRRVWEQRLIPTAQGTRS from the coding sequence ATGGACCCGACCGACACTCCGACTCTGCCGCCCATCTTCCAGCCCTGGCCCGCCGAGGCGGGCGGCCCCTTCGCCACCGCCTGCCGCTTCGCCGCGGAGGGAGCGGCGCCCGGCACGCTCGTCCACAGCGGCCGGCGCGACCGGCTGGACGTGGCGGTGGTGCTGGTCCCCGACCGCCCGGACGCGGGCGACGGCCTCGCCGCCGTCACCCTGGTGGCGCTGGCCGACGCGCTGGAGGCGCTGGGGCCGCCGAACCAGAGCATCCGTTTCGACGGCGCGGGCCGACTGCTGCTGAACGGTGCCGTGGCCGGCGGGGTGACCGTCGCTCTCGGCCCCGGCGCCGAGGACGGGCTTCCCGCCTGGGCCGTGGTCGGCGCGGAGCTGGAGGTTCTGGGCGACCCGGACGACCCCGACCCCGGACGCCACCCCGACCGTACGGCGCTGCGCGAGGAGGGCTTCGGCGACACCGACGCCGTGGCGGTGCTGGAGAGCTTCACCCGGCATTTCCTGACCTGGATCGACCGCTGGATGGACGCGGGCTTCGAGCCGGTGCGGCGGGTCTGGGAGCAGCGGCTGATCCCCACGGCACAGGGGACGCGGTCATGA
- a CDS encoding TorD/DmsD family molecular chaperone, translated as MAETAIIDDADRLRAQAYGLLAHLLARPPSRDLLATVGALAGDASPLGRAISDLAARARTLADDPDGEHRAEREYHELFLGVTRGELVPFASYYRTGFLIDRPLARLREDMQALGIERAPGVSEPEDHIAAIAEIMGALAAGTVGTTDGEPDLPRQKRFFERHLAPWAGRFFQDLEEASAAHFYRPLGTFGRLFLDIETNAFAMIASAPPGAPRGADQREGTIHAP; from the coding sequence ATGGCGGAAACGGCCATCATCGACGACGCGGATCGGCTGCGGGCGCAGGCGTACGGCCTGCTGGCCCACCTGTTGGCGCGCCCGCCGTCGCGCGACCTGCTGGCCACGGTCGGCGCTTTGGCCGGTGACGCTTCGCCGCTGGGCCGGGCCATCAGCGATCTGGCCGCACGCGCCCGTACGCTCGCCGACGACCCGGACGGCGAACACCGGGCCGAGCGCGAGTATCATGAGCTGTTCCTCGGGGTGACGCGGGGAGAGCTGGTTCCCTTCGCCTCCTACTACCGCACCGGATTCCTGATCGACCGGCCGCTCGCCCGCCTGCGCGAGGACATGCAGGCGCTGGGCATCGAGCGCGCTCCCGGCGTCAGCGAGCCGGAGGACCACATCGCCGCCATCGCCGAGATCATGGGCGCGCTGGCCGCCGGAACCGTCGGAACGACGGACGGCGAACCGGACCTGCCGCGCCAGAAGCGCTTCTTCGAGCGCCACCTCGCCCCGTGGGCGGGACGCTTCTTCCAGGACCTGGAGGAGGCGTCGGCGGCGCATTTCTACCGGCCCCTGGGCACCTTCGGGCGGCTGTTCCTGGACATCGAGACCAACGCCTTCGCGATGATCGCGTCCGCCCCTCCGGGCGCGCCTCGCGGGGCCGACCAGCGGGAGGGCACGATCCATGCACCGTGA
- a CDS encoding twin-arginine translocation signal domain-containing protein, which translates to MHRDDNPKAGKAGLERRSLLKGLGLGAAGAAAAAATLRAAPAEAMESRQEQVKSRYRETEHVKRFYALNRL; encoded by the coding sequence ATGCACCGTGACGACAACCCGAAAGCCGGCAAGGCCGGACTGGAACGCCGGAGCCTGCTGAAAGGCCTCGGGCTCGGTGCGGCGGGGGCCGCCGCCGCGGCCGCGACCCTGCGCGCCGCCCCGGCGGAAGCGATGGAATCGCGGCAGGAGCAGGTGAAGTCCCGCTACCGCGAAACCGAACACGTGAAGCGGTTCTACGCGCTGAACCGACTCTGA